A single genomic interval of Helianthus annuus cultivar XRQ/B chromosome 6, HanXRQr2.0-SUNRISE, whole genome shotgun sequence harbors:
- the LOC110865756 gene encoding bHLH transcription factor RHL1, which yields MQESQMSLQDLQNNTDSFDPTVTNDDFLDQMLSGLQTTVSWSDVSGGDGDGGQNKSTLPWDVDHFDDQSAILSSKLRQHQITGSAGGRAPASALKSLQLPRGLGSTGESGLFPNDNIDDSNFKSPMGDNSSIQNLFHGFTGSLTSNQTPQFRHLPAQTFGSPGAAAAAVMNQVQAASVSAGGGGGGAPSQPRQRVRARRGQATDPHSIAERLRRERIAERMKALQELVPNANKTDKASMLDEIIDYVKFLQLQVKVLSMSRLGGAAAGAIAPGGAEGGGRTGRSSNGTVSSSNNNDTMMVTENQVVKLMEEDMGSAMQYLQGKGLCLMPISLATAISTATCHPSSSRNNHPLGSAGGGEGGGPSSPNMSVLTVQSANGVSVKDSP from the exons ATGCAGGAATCACAGATGTCTCTTCAAGATCTACAAAACAATACCGACAGCTTTGATCCGACGGTTACCAACGACGATTTTCTAGATCAAATGCTCTCTGGCCTCCAAACCACCGTCTCCTGGTCGGACGTCTCCGGCGGCGACGGTGACGGTGGTCAAAACAAATCAACACTGCCGTGGGACGTCGACCATTTTGACGATCAGTCAGCAATATTATCATCCAAACTCCGTCAACACCAGATCACCGGTTCAGCCGGTGGTCGGGCTCCGGCTTCTGCGCTGAAGTCGTTGCAACTGCCTAGAGGGTTGGGATCTACCGGAGAATCCGGTCTGTTTCCGAATGATAATATTGATGATTCGAATTTTAAGTCTCCG ATGGGTGATAATAGTTCGATTCAAAATCTGTTTCATGGGTTCACTGGATCTCTTACTTCGAATCAAACCCCACAATTCCGTCATTTGccg GCTCAAACATTTGGATCTCCAGGAGCGGCGGCAGCAGCGGTGATGAACCAAGTCCAGGCCGCCAGTGTGTCGgccggaggtggtggtggtggagcacCGTCGCAGCCACGGCAAAGAGTGAGAGCTAGAAGAGGACAAGCAACTGATCCACACAGCATTGCTGAAAGA TTACGTAGGGAGAGAATTGCGGAGAGGATGAAAGCTCTACAAGAATTAGTCCCCAATGCCAACAAA ACAGACAAGGCTTCAATGCTTGATGAGATCATAGATTATGTCAAATTCCTCCAGCTCCAAGTCAAG GTATTGAGCATGAGTAGACTGGGAGGTGCCGCTGCAGGTGCGATTGCTCCGGGTGGTGCTGAG GGAGGTGGTAGGACAGGGCGAAGCAGTAACGGGACAGTATCGTCTTCGAACAACAACGACACCATGATGGTGACAGAGAACCAGGTGGTGAAGCTGATGGAGGAGGATATGGGTTCCGCCATGCAGTACTTACAAGGGAAAGGTCTTTGCCTTATGCCAATTTCACTTGCCACTGCTATCTCTACCGCTACATGCCACCCCTCTAGCTCCCGGAACAACCATCCGTTAGGCAGTGCTGGTGGCGGAGAGGGTGGTGGACCGTCATCTCCGAATATGTCGGTGTTAACGGTTCAGTCAGCTAATGGAGTCTCTGTGAAAGACTCACCTTGA